In the genome of Cygnus olor isolate bCygOlo1 chromosome Z, bCygOlo1.pri.v2, whole genome shotgun sequence, one region contains:
- the LINGO2 gene encoding leucine-rich repeat and immunoglobulin-like domain-containing nogo receptor-interacting protein 2 isoform X2 produces the protein MSSFNLARDRGLDQIGGVMLHTAVSCWQPFLGLAVLLVFMGPTIGCPARCECSAQNKSVSCHRRRLMAIPEGIPIETKILDLSKNRLKSVNPEEFTSYPLLEEIDLSDNIVANVEPGAFNNLFNLRSLRLKGNRLKLVPLGVFTGLSNLTKLDISENKIVILLDYMFQDLHNLKSLEVGDNDLVYISHRAFSGLLSLEQLTLERCNLTAVPTEALSHLHNLISLHLKQLNINALPAYAFKRLFRLKDLEIDSWPLLDMLPANSLYGLNLTSLSITNTNLSAVPYSAFKHLVYLTHLNLSYNPISTIEAGMLSDLVRLQELHMVGAQLRTIEPHAFQGLRFLRVLNVSQNLLETLEENVFHSPKALEILCINNNPLACDCRLLWILQRQPTLQFGGQTPMCAGPDSVKERSFKDFHSTALSFYFTCKKPKIQDKKLQYLVVEEGQTVQLMCNADGDPQPTISWVTPRRRLITTKSNGRATVLGDGTLEIRFAQDQDTGIYVCIASNAAGNDTYSASLTVKGFTSDRFLYANRTPMYMTDSNDTSSNGTNANTFSLDLKTILVSTAMGCFTFLGVVLFCFLLLFVWSRGKGKHKTSIDLEYVPRKNNGAVVEGEVAGPRRFNMKMI, from the coding sequence GCCCGTGACAGAGGGTTAGACCAAATCGGTGGAGTCATGCTTCACACAGCTGTATCTTGCTGGCAGCCGTTCCTAGGTCTGGCTGTGCTGCTAGTCTTCATGGGCCCCACCATAGGCTGCCCGGCCCGCTGCGAATGCTCGGCCCAGAACAAGTCCGTCAGCTGTCACCGGAGGCGCCTGATGGCCATTCCAGAGGGCATTCCCATTGAGACCAAAATCTTGGACCTCAGCAAGAACCGACTGAAGAGCGTCAACCCTGAGGAGTTCACGTCATACCCCTTGCTGGAGGAGATTGACCTCAGCGACAATATAGTCGCCAATGTGGAGCCTGGAGCCTTCAACAATCTCTTCAACTTGCGCTCCCTGAGGCTGAAAGGAAACCGTCTGAAGCTGGTTCCCCTTGGGGTGTTCACTGGGTTGTCAAACTTAACAAAACTTGATATAAGTGAAAACAAGATTGTCATTTTGCTGGACTACATGTTCCAAGATCTACATAACCTAAAGTCCCTGGAGGTTGGGGACAATGATTTGGTCTATATATCACACAGGGCCTTCAGTGGACTGCTTAGCCTGGAGCAGCTCACCCTGGAGAGATGCAACCTCACAGCTGTACCAACAGAAGCTCTTTCCCACCTCCACAACCTCATTAGTCTGCATCTGAAACAGCTCAACATCAACGCTTTGCCTGCATATGCCTTCAAAAGATTATTTCGCCTGAAAGACCTGGAGATAGACTCCTGGCCCCTCCTCGACATGCTGCCTGCCAACAGCCTGTATGGTCTCAACCTTACTTCTCTCTCCATCACCAACACCAACCTGTCTGCAGTACCTTACTCTGCTTTTAAACATCTGGTTTACCTGACGCATCTAAACCTCTCCTACAACCCTATCAGCACCATTGAAGCAGGCATGCTCTCTGATTTGGTACGCCTGCAGGAGCTCCACATGGTGGGGGCCCAGTTACGTACCATTGAACCACATGCTTTCCAAGGGCTCCGATTCTTACGTGTGCTTAATGTGTCCCAAAACCTGCTAGAAACCCTAGAAGAGAATGTATTTCATTCCCCCAAAGCCCTTGAGATCCTCTGCATTAACAACAATCCTCTGGCCTGTGACTGCCGTCTCCTTTGGATTCTACAGAGGCAACCCACTTTGCAGTTTGGAGGCCAGACACCGATGTGTGCTGGCCCAGACAGTGTCAAGGAGAGGTCGTTCAAGGACTttcacagcacagctctctCCTTTTACTTCACCTGTAAGAAGCCCAAGATACAAGACAAGAAGCTGCAGTACCTGGTAGTGGAGGAAGGGCAGACGGTGCAGCTGATGTGCAATGCTGACGGGGATCCGCAGCCCACCATATCATGGGTTACCCCACGTCGGAGGCTGATCACAACTAAATCAAATGGAAGAGCCACTGTTCTGGGAGACGGCACACTGGAGATTCGATTTGCTCAAGACCAGGACACTGGGATATATGTTTGTATTGCAAGTAATGCAGCTGGGAACGACACCTATTCGGCCTCCCTTACGGTGAAGGGGTTTACTTCAGACCGTTTCCTTTATGCCAACAGGACCCCTATGTATATGACAGACTCCAACGACACCAGTTCCAATGGAACTAATGCGAACACTTTCTCTCTGGACCTTAAGACAATATTGGTGTCCACAGCTATGGGCTGCTTCACATTCCTCggagtggttttattttgtttcctacttCTTTTTGTGTGGAGTAGAGGGAAAGGCAAACACAAAACCAGCATTGATCTTGAATATGTCCCTCGCAAAAACAATGGTGCTGTAGTTGAAGGGGAGGTTGCTGGACCGCGAAGGTTCAACATGAAAATGATTTGA
- the LINGO2 gene encoding leucine-rich repeat and immunoglobulin-like domain-containing nogo receptor-interacting protein 2 isoform X1 — MLESKDWTFKSSKQARDRGLDQIGGVMLHTAVSCWQPFLGLAVLLVFMGPTIGCPARCECSAQNKSVSCHRRRLMAIPEGIPIETKILDLSKNRLKSVNPEEFTSYPLLEEIDLSDNIVANVEPGAFNNLFNLRSLRLKGNRLKLVPLGVFTGLSNLTKLDISENKIVILLDYMFQDLHNLKSLEVGDNDLVYISHRAFSGLLSLEQLTLERCNLTAVPTEALSHLHNLISLHLKQLNINALPAYAFKRLFRLKDLEIDSWPLLDMLPANSLYGLNLTSLSITNTNLSAVPYSAFKHLVYLTHLNLSYNPISTIEAGMLSDLVRLQELHMVGAQLRTIEPHAFQGLRFLRVLNVSQNLLETLEENVFHSPKALEILCINNNPLACDCRLLWILQRQPTLQFGGQTPMCAGPDSVKERSFKDFHSTALSFYFTCKKPKIQDKKLQYLVVEEGQTVQLMCNADGDPQPTISWVTPRRRLITTKSNGRATVLGDGTLEIRFAQDQDTGIYVCIASNAAGNDTYSASLTVKGFTSDRFLYANRTPMYMTDSNDTSSNGTNANTFSLDLKTILVSTAMGCFTFLGVVLFCFLLLFVWSRGKGKHKTSIDLEYVPRKNNGAVVEGEVAGPRRFNMKMI, encoded by the coding sequence GCCCGTGACAGAGGGTTAGACCAAATCGGTGGAGTCATGCTTCACACAGCTGTATCTTGCTGGCAGCCGTTCCTAGGTCTGGCTGTGCTGCTAGTCTTCATGGGCCCCACCATAGGCTGCCCGGCCCGCTGCGAATGCTCGGCCCAGAACAAGTCCGTCAGCTGTCACCGGAGGCGCCTGATGGCCATTCCAGAGGGCATTCCCATTGAGACCAAAATCTTGGACCTCAGCAAGAACCGACTGAAGAGCGTCAACCCTGAGGAGTTCACGTCATACCCCTTGCTGGAGGAGATTGACCTCAGCGACAATATAGTCGCCAATGTGGAGCCTGGAGCCTTCAACAATCTCTTCAACTTGCGCTCCCTGAGGCTGAAAGGAAACCGTCTGAAGCTGGTTCCCCTTGGGGTGTTCACTGGGTTGTCAAACTTAACAAAACTTGATATAAGTGAAAACAAGATTGTCATTTTGCTGGACTACATGTTCCAAGATCTACATAACCTAAAGTCCCTGGAGGTTGGGGACAATGATTTGGTCTATATATCACACAGGGCCTTCAGTGGACTGCTTAGCCTGGAGCAGCTCACCCTGGAGAGATGCAACCTCACAGCTGTACCAACAGAAGCTCTTTCCCACCTCCACAACCTCATTAGTCTGCATCTGAAACAGCTCAACATCAACGCTTTGCCTGCATATGCCTTCAAAAGATTATTTCGCCTGAAAGACCTGGAGATAGACTCCTGGCCCCTCCTCGACATGCTGCCTGCCAACAGCCTGTATGGTCTCAACCTTACTTCTCTCTCCATCACCAACACCAACCTGTCTGCAGTACCTTACTCTGCTTTTAAACATCTGGTTTACCTGACGCATCTAAACCTCTCCTACAACCCTATCAGCACCATTGAAGCAGGCATGCTCTCTGATTTGGTACGCCTGCAGGAGCTCCACATGGTGGGGGCCCAGTTACGTACCATTGAACCACATGCTTTCCAAGGGCTCCGATTCTTACGTGTGCTTAATGTGTCCCAAAACCTGCTAGAAACCCTAGAAGAGAATGTATTTCATTCCCCCAAAGCCCTTGAGATCCTCTGCATTAACAACAATCCTCTGGCCTGTGACTGCCGTCTCCTTTGGATTCTACAGAGGCAACCCACTTTGCAGTTTGGAGGCCAGACACCGATGTGTGCTGGCCCAGACAGTGTCAAGGAGAGGTCGTTCAAGGACTttcacagcacagctctctCCTTTTACTTCACCTGTAAGAAGCCCAAGATACAAGACAAGAAGCTGCAGTACCTGGTAGTGGAGGAAGGGCAGACGGTGCAGCTGATGTGCAATGCTGACGGGGATCCGCAGCCCACCATATCATGGGTTACCCCACGTCGGAGGCTGATCACAACTAAATCAAATGGAAGAGCCACTGTTCTGGGAGACGGCACACTGGAGATTCGATTTGCTCAAGACCAGGACACTGGGATATATGTTTGTATTGCAAGTAATGCAGCTGGGAACGACACCTATTCGGCCTCCCTTACGGTGAAGGGGTTTACTTCAGACCGTTTCCTTTATGCCAACAGGACCCCTATGTATATGACAGACTCCAACGACACCAGTTCCAATGGAACTAATGCGAACACTTTCTCTCTGGACCTTAAGACAATATTGGTGTCCACAGCTATGGGCTGCTTCACATTCCTCggagtggttttattttgtttcctacttCTTTTTGTGTGGAGTAGAGGGAAAGGCAAACACAAAACCAGCATTGATCTTGAATATGTCCCTCGCAAAAACAATGGTGCTGTAGTTGAAGGGGAGGTTGCTGGACCGCGAAGGTTCAACATGAAAATGATTTGA